GTGGACCAGTCGCCGCGGAGCACCTCCGGGACCGGCGCGCCGGCCTCCTCGAGCGTCCTGCGCCACGACTCCTCGCGCCGGGCGGCCGAGTACGACTCCGCTGGTCCGGAGATGTGCCACACCGTGCGATGCCCGAGCTCGAGCAGGTGCTCCGTCGCCTGGCGGGCGCCATCCGCCTGGTCCGTGTCGACCTGCGGATAGTCCCGGCGTTCGGTGGAGTCGACCACGACGACCGAGAGGCCGGACGGGAGCTCGACATCGGAGCGGTCCGCGATGTGCGCCTCCAGCACGACGATGATGCCGTCGACAGCCTGCTCGAGGAGTCGGCTGAACGCGGCGCTCACGTCGCGCTGCGTCGGCTGTTCGACCGGGACGACGGTGATCGAGTACCCCGCCTTGGCGGCCGAGACGGCGATCGCGTCCAGGGTGCGCATGTTGCCGTAGGAGGACAGGGTGAACATCATCACGCCGATGTTCCGGAACCGCCCGGAGCGCAGGGCGCGCGCGGCGCGGTTGGGCCGGTAGCCCAGCGCCTGCATGGAGTCGAGGACGCGGCGCCGGGTGGACTCCTCCACGTTCGTCAGCCCGTTCGCGACGCGCGAGACGGTCTGCGTCGAGACGCCCGCGTGCGCGGCGACATCGCCCAGGGACGGCCCGCGCTTGCGGGCCGATCCGGCGGACGTGATCGCGGCGACCGGCTCAGTCATTCCACACCTTCATTGCGTTCATAGCATCCCAGAGACTTGCACTGTGTTGACGTCAACATGTTAGAGTAGCGCCCACGATGTTGACGTAAACATCCGAACCGACCCAGAACCCGGGGAAGAAATGACAACGACGTCTCTCACGCAGTCGACCGCACCGGGAGGTGCCCGCAGCCTCCGTCGCACCCGCCGCGACTGGCGCGGCTGGGCCTTCGTCGCACCCTTCATGGTCGTCTTCGCGGCGATGATCATCGCTCCGGTGCTCTACGCGCTCTACCTGAGCCTGTTCCGCCAGCAGCTCATCGGCGGCAACGCCTTCGTCGGACTCGGCAACTACCTCGCCGTCCTCCAGGACGACAAGTTCTGGACCTCGCTCGGTCGCGTCGCGCTGTTCCTGCTCGTGCAGGTCCCGGTGATGCTTGCCCTGTCGTTGATCGCCGCGCTCGCCCTCGACAGCGCCCGCCTGCACGGCGCCGGATTCTTCCGGATCGCGCTGTTCCTCCCCTACGCCGTCCCGAGCGTCGTGGCCGCCCTCATCTGGGGATTCATCTACGGCGACCAGTTCGGGCTGACCGCCGGCGTCAACCAGTTGCTCGGCACGGGCCTCGCGCCGCTGAGCGGGCAGTGGGTGCTCGCCTCCATCGGCAACATCGTGACCTGGGAGTTCATGGGCTACAACATGCTCATCTTCTACGCGGCGCTCCGCGTCATCCCGGCGGAACTGTACGAAGCGGCCGAGATCGACGGCGCGGGCGCGTTCCGCACGGTGTTCAGCATCAAGCTGCCCGCCATCCGCGGTGCACTGGTGATCGCGACGATCTTCTCGATCATCGGCAGCTTCCAGCTCTTCAATGAGCCGAACCTGCTCAAGCAGCTCGCACCCAACGCGATCAGCAGCTACTTCACCCCGAACATGTACGCCTACAACCTCTCGTTCGCCGGGCAGCAGTTCAACTACGCCGCGACGGTGGCGATCGTGATGGGCGTCTTCACGGCCGTGATCGCCTACGTCGTGCAACTGCGCGGCACCAGGAAGGAGCTCCGCTGATGGCCGCGGTCACCGACACCAGGAGCACGCGCACCCGCAAGCCGCCGTCGCGGGCCGCCGCGCGCGTCCGCGCCGGAGCATCCTCCGACCGCCGCGTGCGCAAGTCGCCGGTCCTGACGATCGTCATGGTGCTGTTCGTCATTTACTCACTCGTCCCGCTGATCTGGCTGGTCGTGAACGCGACGAAGAGCCAGCCGGACCTGTACTCGTCCTTCGGGCTGTGGTTCGGCAAGGACTTCACCCTCTTTCAGAACATCGCGGACACCTTCACGTATCGCGGCGGCATCTTCGTGCAGTGGCTCGGCAACACGCTGCTCTACGTGGTTGTCGGTGCGGGCGGTGCGACCCTGCTCGCCACGGTCGCCGGTTACGGACTGGCGAAGTACGACTTCCCCGGCAAGCGGGCCGTCTTCGCCGTCATCCTGGGCGCGATCGCGGTCCCGGGGACCGCGCTGGCCGTCCCGACCTTCCTGATGTTCAGCCAGGCCGGGCTCACCAACACCCCGTGGGCGATCATCCTGCCCTCGCTGATCAGCCCCTTCGGGCTGTACCTGATCTGGACGTATGCGACGGAGGCCGTCCCCACCGAGCTGCTCGAGGCGGCGAGGATGGACGGCGCCGGGGAGTTCCGCACGTTCTTCACGATCTCGCTGCGGCTCCTCGCCCCCGGGATCGTCACGGTCGCGCTCTTCGCGATCGTCGCCACCTGGAACAACTACTTCCTGCCGCTCATCATGCTGAGCGATCCGACCTGGTACCCGCTGACGGTCGGACTCAGCCAGTGGAGCGCGCAGGCGACCGGGGTCGGCGCCCAGCCGATCTTCAACCTCGTGATCACCGGATCCCTCATCACGATCGTCCCGATCGTGGCCGCGTTCCTGGTGCTCCAGCGCTACTGGCAGTCGGGCCTGGCCGCCGGAAGCGTCAAGCAGTAACCGCAATCGCATTCCACAAAGAAGTGAAAGGAAGCTCATGAAGCGCACACTCGCGTCCCGGCACCTCCGCCGGCTCGTCACCGCGGCGGTCGTCAGCGCCGTCGTCGGCGTCTCGCTCGCCGCCTGCTCCGGCGGCACCTCGTCGGGCGGCGGAAGCGCCTCGGACATCGACGCAGCCCTCAAGCAGGGCGGGACGATCACCTACTGGTCGTGGACCCCGTCGGCGGAGGCCCAGGTCGCCGCGTTCGAGAAGCAGTACCCGAAGGTGAAGGTCAAGCTGGTGAACGCCGGCACCAACACCACCGAGTACACGAAGCTGCAGAACGCGATCAAGGCAGGCTCCGGCGGTCCGGATGTCGCGCAGGTCGAGTACTACGCCATCCCGCAGTTCGCCCTGTCCGACTCCCTCGTCGACCTGAAGCAGTACGGCTTCGACAAGCTCAAGGGCGACTACACCCCGGGCCCCTGGGGCTCGGTCAACGTGGACGGCAAGCTCGTGGGCCTCCCGCAGGACTCCGGTCCCATGGCGATGTTCTACAACAAGACCGTCTTCGACAAGCACGGCATCGCCGTCCCGAAGACGTGGGACGAGTACGTCGCCGCCGCGCAGAAGCTGCACGCGGCCGACCCCAACGCCTACATCACCAGCGACTCGGGCGACTCCGGCTTCACCACCTCGATGATCTGGCAGGCCGGCGGCCGTCCGTTCTCGGTGAACGGCACCAAGGCGACGATCGACCTGCAGGACGACGGCACGAAGAAGTGGACGGGCACCTGGGACAAGCTCGTCGAGGGCAAGCTGCTCTCGAGCGTCCCCGGGTGGAGCGACGACTGGTTCAAGGCACTGGGCAACGGCTCCATCGCGACCCTGGTGACCGGAGCGTGGATGCCCGGTGTGCTGGAGTCGTCGGTGAAGGACGGCGCCGGGCAGTGGCGCGTCGCGCCGGTCCCGACCTACGACGGGACCCCCAGCAACGCCGAGAACGGCGGCGGCGGCCAGGTCGTGCTCAAGCAGAGCAAGAACCAGGCGCTCGCGGCCGGCTTTCTGAAGTGGCTGAACAACGACGAGGACAGCATCAAGGTCTTCCTGCAGTCCGGCGGCTTCCCGTCGACCACGAAGGACCTGAACTCGTCCGACTTCCTCGCGTCCGCGCCCGACTACTTCGGCGGCCAGAAGATCAACGAGGTTCTCGTCGACGGCGCGAAGAACGTCTCCACCGGCTGGCAGTACCTGCCGTTCCAGGTCTACGCGAACAGCATCTTCGGCGACACCGTCGGCCAGTCGTACACCTCGAACTCCAGCCTCGACCCGGGCCTGAAGGCCTGGCAGAAGGCGCTGGTCGAGTACGGCAACCAGCAGGGCTTCACGGTCACCGGCAAGTAGCACGAACGTGGCCGGCCGCGCACGTCGCGGCCGGCCACGCCCTTCCCCACCCTTTTCAGGAGAACCATGACCACCTTCGAGATCGCGGGAGACGACTTCGTCCTCGACGGCGAGCCGTACCGCATCCTCTCGGGCGCGATCCACTACTTCCGGGTTCACCCCGACGACTGGGCGGACCGCATCCACAAGGCGCGCCTGATGGGCCTGAACACGATCGAGACCTACGTGCCGTGGAACGCGCACGAGCCGCGGCCGGGCGACTGGCGCGCCGACGGACCGCTGGACCTCGGCCGGTTCCTGCGCACGATCGCCGACGAGGGGATGCACGCCATCGTGCGCCCGGGGCCCTACATCTGCGCCGAATGGGACAACGGCGGCCTGCCCGCGTGGCTGTTCACCGACCCGGAGGTGGGAATCCGTCGCTCCGAGCCGAAGTTCGTCGCCGCGCTCACGGAGTACCTGCGCAACGTGCTCGACATCGTCGCGCCGCTGCAGGTCGCCGAAGGCGGACCCGTGCTGCTGGTGCAGGTCGAGAACGAGTACGGCGCCTACGGCGACGACAAGGCGTACCTGCAGCAGCTGGTCGAGGTGATCCGGGATGCGGGCATCACCGTCCCGCTCACCACGGTCGATCAGCCGCAGGACGACATGCTCGAGAACGGGTCGCTGCCCGGACTGCTCAAGACCGCGTCCTTCGGCTCGCGCTCGCGGGAACGCCTGGCGACTCTCCGCCGGCATCAGCCGACCGGGCCGCTGATGTGCTCGGAGTTCTGGGACGGCTGGTTCGACAGCTGGGGCACCCACCACCACACCACCCCGGTGGAGGAGTCGGCCGCCGAACTGGATGCGCTGCTCGCGCTGGGCGCGTCGGTCAACCTCTACATGTTCCACGGCGGCACGAACTTCGGCTTCACGAACGGCGCCAACGACAAGGGCGTCTACCAGCCGATCGTGACCAGCTACGACTACGACGCCCCGCTCGACGAGGCGGGAGAGCCGACGGAGAAGTTCTGGGCGTTCCGCGACGTGATCGCCAAGTACGCGCCGGTTCCGTCGCTGGAGCCCGTCGCCGCAGCCGCGGCGCCCGCGTTCACGGTGCCGTTCGACTCCGCCGTGCCGCTGTGGGCGGTCGCCGACCGGCTCGGCGAATGGTCGCACACCGACTCCCTCCCGAGCTTCGACCAGCTCGGTCACTACAGCGGGCTGGGCGTGTACCGGACCGAGATCGACACGACCGAGCCCGCGGTCCTCGAGTTCGGCGAGGTGCGCGACCGCGCCTACGTCTCGGTCGGCAGCAGTCGCCTCGGCGTGCTCGCCCGCGACCACCACGACTCAGCGATCTCCCTCTCCCCCAGCCGCGGAACGCTCACCGTGCTGGTGGAGGATCAGGGACGGGTCGACTACGGTCCCCGCATCGGTGAGTCGAAGGGGCTGATCGGACCCGTGCAGCTGAACGGCGAGGAGCTTCGCCGGTGGAGCGTGCTGCCGCTTCAGCTGTCGTCGATCGAGCCGGTGCGGGAGGCGCTGGACGCGTCGGCCGCGTCGGATCCTTCCCCCGAGCGCCTTGCCGGCCCGGTGTTCGCCCGCGCGATATTCGACCTCGACGAGCCGGGCCAGCTGGTCCTCGACACGACAGCCTGGGGCAAGGGCGTTGCGTGGATCAACGGCTTCAACCTGGGTCGCTACTGGACCCGCGGACCGCAGGAGACCCTGTACGTCCCGCGCGGAGTGCTGCGAGCCGGCCGCAACGAACTCGTCGTGCTCGAGCTCGAGTCGGCCGCCGAGGCGATCGCCGCCTTCGTCCCCGAGCCGCGGCTGGGGCACACGGAGGTCTGAGCGATCAGGATGCGGGCGATGCCGCGGCCGCCGGCGCGGTCGCAGCCCGGTGCCGACGGCTGAGCACGGCGACGCAGACGGCGATCGCCACGAACAGCACGAGGCTGACCGGGCCGGTGCCGAGCGCGAGGCCGCCGCGGGCGTGTGACACGGCCAGGCCGTCGGACACCGAAGCGCCGAAGGGGCGCGTGAGGACGTACGACATCCAGAAGGCGGCCGTCGCTCCCAGCCCCCACCAGCGGTAGGCGATCCCCGGGATGGCGAACAGGATCCCGAAGACCAGGGCGGACGCGAAGTAGCCGAGCCCGAAGGTCACCGCGGTCAGGTCGCCGAGGGCGGTGCCCAGCGCGAAGGTCCCCAGCACCGCGCACCAGTAGAAGGTCTCGCGGGCCCGGGTGTCGATCCGGTGCACGGAGAGCGTGCGCTGGGTCGTGTACCAGAGCACGAAGACGGCAGCGAGAACCACGGCGAAGACGACGGTCGACACCAGGTACGGAACACCGAGCTCGACGTGCAGGACGTCGGCCACCATCGTCCCGAAGACCGCGACCATGAGCACCGCGAGCCAGTACACCCACGGGATGTACCGCCGGACGACGAACTGCAGCACCAGCGCCGCCGCGAACAGCACGAAAGCACCGCCGACCGCCACGAACGGATCGATCGTCTTGACCAGGAAGTCGGAGGTCGTTTCGCCCATCGCGGTCGTCAGCAGCTTCGTCACCCAGAACAGGGCGGTGACCGCGGGGACCTTGTTGCGCATCCACCCAGCATCCCGGACGCGCGGGCAGCCACCCTGGGCGCGGGTGGCGAACCGCTGAGAGGACTCAGAGGAAGGAGTCAGCCGAACTCCAGCGCCCGGGCGCCGCATGCGGGGTGAGCGCGTGCTGCAGCGCGAGCGTCGCAGCACCGCCCGCGGCCGCATCCAGCCCGGGATCGGCCAGCTCGATGACCACGGGATGGATGGCGCGGGTGCGCGCGAACTGCGAGACGTACGCACGGATCTCCCGGACGTACAGGGCGCCCGCGTCGGCGAACCCGGGCCCCGCGAGGACGATGCGGTCGAGGTCGAGCACGTTCACGATCGAGAGCACCGCGGCCGCTACGTACCGCGCAGACCGCTTGATGAGCTCGCAGCAGCGCGACTCGCCCTGGGCGGCGGCGCGGGCGATGGCCTCGAAGTCGGCGCGGAACCGCTGCGGGTCGCGCGTCAGGTTCAGCTGCTCGGCCAGGTCGTCGTCCTCGAGCGCCTGGGCGACCACTGCCCGCGGTGCGGCCAGCATCTCCAGGCAGCCCCGGGCTCCGCACCAGCACTGCGGCCCGTCGATGTCGATCACCATGTGGCCGATCTCGCCGACGTTCGACGACGCCCCGCGGGCGACGCTGCCGCCGACCATCAGGCCGAGTCCGAAGCCGTTGGACAGGTACAGCGTGGCGAAGTCCTGGGTGGCGGGGACGCGTCCCGCCCAGTACTGGCCGAGTGCGGCGCAGGCGGCGTCGTTGTCGCGCACCACGGGAAGCCCGATCCGCGGCTCGAGCGCCTGGCTCAGCGCGAAGGACTCCCACTCGGTGGCGGTGAGCGACAGGCGCTCGGCGCCCGCACCGAGGTCGAGACCGGCCCCCGCGACGCCGACGCCGACCACCGACTCCAGCGCGATGTCGAGCTGGACGAGGAGCTGGCCCAGCTCCCGGGCGATGCGCGCGACATCCTCGCTCGGCCCGGCCTGCTCGATACCGGGCGACACCAGCCGGCCGATGACGTTGCCGGCGAGGTCGGTGACGACGTACGTGAGGCGGCCCGCGTCCAGCGACAGCCCGACGGCGAAGCGTCCTGTCGTATTGAGTTCGAGGAGGCTGCTGCGCTTGCCGCCGGTCGACTCGCTGAACCCGGTCTCGATGACCAGGCCGTCCTCGATCAGCGACTTCACGATGCGCGTGATCGAGGTTGCGGTGAGGCCCGAGCGTTCCGCGAGCTCGGTGCGCGTCACCGTGCCGCCGGAGCGCACCATGTCGAGCACGGCGCTCCGGGTGTTCGCGGATGATGGTCCCAGCCGTCGTGCCGGGGGCGTCATGTCGTCTCCCGGACGACGACCACGGGCTCCGGTGCCGCGACGGGACGGAAGTCGTCGTCGTGGATGGCGGCGAGCGCCGCCGTGCCGAGCAGGGAGCCGATCTCGCGGCCGTGCCGGTCGATCGCCGTGATGGGACGGCTCGCGCTCTGGCAGACCAGGGAGTCGCTCCAGCAGATCAGCGAGACCGCTGCAGGGACGGGAACGCCCCGCTCTTCCAGTGCCTCGAGCGCTGCGACGGCGTCGTGGTCGCTGTCGAAGACGAGGGCGGTCGGGTTCTCGGACGAGCTCTCCTCGCCGATCCGGACCGCCGCGCCGACGACGTCGGGCGTCTGGACGGTCTCGATCGTGCGCTCACCGGAGCCGGCCTCGCTGACGAGCGGCTCGGGGGTCAGCTTGCCGGTGACGTACACCCAGCGGCGGGCGGGATGCGCGGCCAGGTACGCGGCGAGCGCGCGCGACGCGGCCGCCGCATCCACCGTCACGGCCGGGAAGTCCGGCTCGGCGACGGCCGGGGCGAGAGCGACGAACGGCATGTCGATCTGGCGCAGCAGCCGGATGCGCGCATCCGCTTCGACGGCGCCCAGGACGATCACGCCGGCGATGCCGCCGACGCGCGCCCACAGCCGGTAGGTGCGCAGCTCGGAGTCCTCGTCGTCGACGGAGCGGGTGATGAAGCGCATCCCCGCCGCGAGCAGCGGACCCGCGATGGCGCGGACGATCGCCGAGGCGACAGGGTCACGGTCGCGACCATGGCGGATCACCAGGCCGATCGACGCTGCTGTATCCGTCATGGGCTCACCGCCTTCCCCTCGCGTCGTACAGGACCCCCGAGGAGAAGTCTGCCGGAAACGCGTGCCCGGCACCGAGTCCGGCGTGTCACTTGATGGCTCCCGCCGCCATGCCGCGCTCGAACTGCCGCTGCAGGGCGATGTACGCGACGATCGTCGGGATCGCGGTGATGACCGAGGCCGCGAGGATCTT
This region of Leifsonia sp. fls2-241-R2A-40a genomic DNA includes:
- a CDS encoding LacI family DNA-binding transcriptional regulator, translating into MTEPVAAITSAGSARKRGPSLGDVAAHAGVSTQTVSRVANGLTNVEESTRRRVLDSMQALGYRPNRAARALRSGRFRNIGVMMFTLSSYGNMRTLDAIAVSAAKAGYSITVVPVEQPTQRDVSAAFSRLLEQAVDGIIVVLEAHIADRSDVELPSGLSVVVVDSTERRDYPQVDTDQADGARQATEHLLELGHRTVWHISGPAESYSAARREESWRRTLEEAGAPVPEVLRGDWSTAAGYRHGQEIASRPEITAVFAANDQMALGVLRALHEAGRRVPEDVSVVGFDDMAESDSFWPPLTTIHQEFEAIGRRALELLIAEIEGHPEPVRSSVMETRLVVRASTAPPAVAAPDA
- a CDS encoding sugar ABC transporter permease, producing MTTTSLTQSTAPGGARSLRRTRRDWRGWAFVAPFMVVFAAMIIAPVLYALYLSLFRQQLIGGNAFVGLGNYLAVLQDDKFWTSLGRVALFLLVQVPVMLALSLIAALALDSARLHGAGFFRIALFLPYAVPSVVAALIWGFIYGDQFGLTAGVNQLLGTGLAPLSGQWVLASIGNIVTWEFMGYNMLIFYAALRVIPAELYEAAEIDGAGAFRTVFSIKLPAIRGALVIATIFSIIGSFQLFNEPNLLKQLAPNAISSYFTPNMYAYNLSFAGQQFNYAATVAIVMGVFTAVIAYVVQLRGTRKELR
- a CDS encoding carbohydrate ABC transporter permease, translating into MAAVTDTRSTRTRKPPSRAAARVRAGASSDRRVRKSPVLTIVMVLFVIYSLVPLIWLVVNATKSQPDLYSSFGLWFGKDFTLFQNIADTFTYRGGIFVQWLGNTLLYVVVGAGGATLLATVAGYGLAKYDFPGKRAVFAVILGAIAVPGTALAVPTFLMFSQAGLTNTPWAIILPSLISPFGLYLIWTYATEAVPTELLEAARMDGAGEFRTFFTISLRLLAPGIVTVALFAIVATWNNYFLPLIMLSDPTWYPLTVGLSQWSAQATGVGAQPIFNLVITGSLITIVPIVAAFLVLQRYWQSGLAAGSVKQ
- a CDS encoding sugar ABC transporter substrate-binding protein, with the translated sequence MKRTLASRHLRRLVTAAVVSAVVGVSLAACSGGTSSGGGSASDIDAALKQGGTITYWSWTPSAEAQVAAFEKQYPKVKVKLVNAGTNTTEYTKLQNAIKAGSGGPDVAQVEYYAIPQFALSDSLVDLKQYGFDKLKGDYTPGPWGSVNVDGKLVGLPQDSGPMAMFYNKTVFDKHGIAVPKTWDEYVAAAQKLHAADPNAYITSDSGDSGFTTSMIWQAGGRPFSVNGTKATIDLQDDGTKKWTGTWDKLVEGKLLSSVPGWSDDWFKALGNGSIATLVTGAWMPGVLESSVKDGAGQWRVAPVPTYDGTPSNAENGGGGQVVLKQSKNQALAAGFLKWLNNDEDSIKVFLQSGGFPSTTKDLNSSDFLASAPDYFGGQKINEVLVDGAKNVSTGWQYLPFQVYANSIFGDTVGQSYTSNSSLDPGLKAWQKALVEYGNQQGFTVTGK
- a CDS encoding beta-galactosidase family protein; the encoded protein is MTTFEIAGDDFVLDGEPYRILSGAIHYFRVHPDDWADRIHKARLMGLNTIETYVPWNAHEPRPGDWRADGPLDLGRFLRTIADEGMHAIVRPGPYICAEWDNGGLPAWLFTDPEVGIRRSEPKFVAALTEYLRNVLDIVAPLQVAEGGPVLLVQVENEYGAYGDDKAYLQQLVEVIRDAGITVPLTTVDQPQDDMLENGSLPGLLKTASFGSRSRERLATLRRHQPTGPLMCSEFWDGWFDSWGTHHHTTPVEESAAELDALLALGASVNLYMFHGGTNFGFTNGANDKGVYQPIVTSYDYDAPLDEAGEPTEKFWAFRDVIAKYAPVPSLEPVAAAAAPAFTVPFDSAVPLWAVADRLGEWSHTDSLPSFDQLGHYSGLGVYRTEIDTTEPAVLEFGEVRDRAYVSVGSSRLGVLARDHHDSAISLSPSRGTLTVLVEDQGRVDYGPRIGESKGLIGPVQLNGEELRRWSVLPLQLSSIEPVREALDASAASDPSPERLAGPVFARAIFDLDEPGQLVLDTTAWGKGVAWINGFNLGRYWTRGPQETLYVPRGVLRAGRNELVVLELESAAEAIAAFVPEPRLGHTEV
- a CDS encoding ROK family transcriptional regulator, with amino-acid sequence MTPPARRLGPSSANTRSAVLDMVRSGGTVTRTELAERSGLTATSITRIVKSLIEDGLVIETGFSESTGGKRSSLLELNTTGRFAVGLSLDAGRLTYVVTDLAGNVIGRLVSPGIEQAGPSEDVARIARELGQLLVQLDIALESVVGVGVAGAGLDLGAGAERLSLTATEWESFALSQALEPRIGLPVVRDNDAACAALGQYWAGRVPATQDFATLYLSNGFGLGLMVGGSVARGASSNVGEIGHMVIDIDGPQCWCGARGCLEMLAAPRAVVAQALEDDDLAEQLNLTRDPQRFRADFEAIARAAAQGESRCCELIKRSARYVAAAVLSIVNVLDLDRIVLAGPGFADAGALYVREIRAYVSQFARTRAIHPVVIELADPGLDAAAGGAATLALQHALTPHAAPGRWSSADSFL
- a CDS encoding substrate-binding domain-containing protein encodes the protein MTDTAASIGLVIRHGRDRDPVASAIVRAIAGPLLAAGMRFITRSVDDEDSELRTYRLWARVGGIAGVIVLGAVEADARIRLLRQIDMPFVALAPAVAEPDFPAVTVDAAAASRALAAYLAAHPARRWVYVTGKLTPEPLVSEAGSGERTIETVQTPDVVGAAVRIGEESSSENPTALVFDSDHDAVAALEALEERGVPVPAAVSLICWSDSLVCQSASRPITAIDRHGREIGSLLGTAALAAIHDDDFRPVAAPEPVVVVRETT